In Bacteroides coprosuis DSM 18011, the following are encoded in one genomic region:
- a CDS encoding 1,4-alpha-glucan branching enzyme (COGs: COG0296 1 4-alpha-glucan branching enzyme~InterPro IPR004193:IPR006047:IPR006048:IPR006589~KEGG: bfs:BF2338 putative hydrolase~PFAM: Alpha-amylase, C-terminal all beta; Glycosyl hydrolase, family 13, catalytic domain; Glycoside hydrolase, family 13, N-terminal~PRIAM: 1,4-alpha-glucan branching enzyme~SMART: Glycosyl hydrolase, family 13, subfamily, catalytic domain~SPTR: Putative uncharacterized protein;~IMG reference gene:2504107100~PFAM: Alpha amylase, C-terminal all-beta domain; Carbohydrate-binding module 48 (Isoamylase N-terminal domain); Alpha amylase, catalytic domain), with the protein MKKQTLPIIQNDPWLKPYESAIVGRHEAVLSKEKDLTNDGAFSLSDFATGYLYFGLHQTKEGWVIREWAPNATSLFLIGTFSFWTEQSEYQFQRKENGVWELNIPQGVLVHGEIYKLKVYWNGGSGERIPAWATRVVQDPSTNIFSAQVWSPEQPYKFKHKNFVPQRDPLLIYECHIGMAQEEEKVGTYKEFQENVLPRIVDAGYNCIQIMAIQEHPYYGSFGYHVSSFFAASSRFGTPEELKELIDTAHGMGVSVIMDLVHSHAAKNEVEGLGNFAGDPNQYFYAGERREHKQWDSLCFDYGKNEVLHFLLSNCKYWLEEYNFDGFRFDGVTSMLYYSHGMGESFTNYSDYYNGYQDDNAIVYLTLANELIHDVKKKAFTVAEEVSGMPGLALPFKSGGYGFDYRMAMNIPDYWIKLIKDHIDEDWKPSSMFWEVTNRRKDEKTISYAESHDQALVGDKTIIFRLIDSDMYWHMQKGDENYRVNRGLALHKMIRLLTASTMNGGYLNFMGNEFGHPEWIDFPREGNGWSHKYARRQWSLVDNKNLNFHHLADFGKAMLALFAERPKFQDLETEEIWHNDGDQILAYQRGDLLFVFNFNPVQSFTDYGFLVEPGKYKVVLNTDSKSLGGFGFSDDNIDHFTHGDPLYKKENKEWLKLYIPARSAVVLKRSK; encoded by the coding sequence ATGAAAAAACAAACCCTTCCAATTATACAGAATGACCCATGGTTAAAACCATACGAGAGTGCAATTGTGGGTAGGCACGAAGCAGTGCTATCCAAGGAAAAAGACTTAACAAATGATGGAGCATTTTCATTAAGTGATTTTGCTACAGGCTATCTCTATTTTGGGCTGCATCAAACTAAAGAGGGGTGGGTAATAAGAGAGTGGGCTCCCAATGCTACCTCTCTCTTTTTAATAGGAACCTTTTCGTTTTGGACAGAACAATCGGAATATCAGTTTCAGAGAAAAGAAAATGGAGTATGGGAGTTGAATATTCCTCAGGGAGTATTGGTGCATGGAGAAATCTATAAATTAAAAGTTTATTGGAATGGGGGGAGTGGAGAGCGTATTCCCGCTTGGGCAACAAGAGTAGTGCAAGATCCTTCAACCAATATATTTTCGGCTCAGGTATGGAGTCCTGAACAGCCCTATAAATTCAAACATAAAAATTTTGTACCCCAACGAGATCCATTGTTAATCTATGAGTGCCACATTGGTATGGCACAAGAAGAAGAAAAAGTGGGTACGTATAAAGAATTTCAAGAAAACGTTCTACCTCGAATCGTTGATGCTGGCTACAATTGTATTCAGATTATGGCTATTCAAGAACATCCTTATTATGGTAGTTTTGGATATCATGTATCTAGCTTCTTTGCTGCATCATCTCGCTTTGGTACTCCCGAAGAGTTGAAAGAACTGATAGATACGGCTCACGGAATGGGTGTTTCGGTTATCATGGATTTGGTTCATTCTCATGCTGCTAAAAATGAAGTAGAAGGATTGGGGAATTTTGCAGGAGATCCTAATCAGTATTTTTATGCTGGTGAAAGACGAGAACACAAACAATGGGATTCATTGTGTTTTGACTATGGCAAGAATGAAGTGCTTCATTTCTTACTATCCAATTGTAAATATTGGTTGGAAGAGTATAACTTTGACGGATTCCGATTTGATGGCGTAACCTCTATGTTGTACTATAGCCACGGAATGGGTGAATCATTCACAAATTATAGCGATTATTATAATGGATACCAAGATGATAATGCCATCGTGTACTTAACCTTAGCCAATGAATTAATACATGATGTAAAAAAGAAGGCCTTTACTGTTGCTGAAGAAGTCTCGGGTATGCCTGGACTAGCTCTTCCCTTCAAGAGTGGAGGGTATGGTTTTGATTATCGTATGGCAATGAACATTCCTGATTATTGGATTAAGTTGATAAAAGATCATATTGATGAAGATTGGAAGCCTTCTTCCATGTTCTGGGAAGTTACAAATCGAAGAAAAGACGAGAAAACAATCTCTTATGCCGAAAGTCATGATCAGGCTTTGGTAGGAGACAAAACGATTATATTTAGATTAATAGATTCTGATATGTATTGGCATATGCAGAAGGGAGATGAAAACTATCGTGTGAATAGAGGATTGGCTCTTCATAAGATGATTCGCTTACTTACTGCATCCACTATGAATGGAGGGTATTTAAACTTTATGGGGAATGAGTTTGGACACCCAGAGTGGATTGATTTTCCTCGAGAAGGGAATGGATGGTCTCATAAATATGCCCGTCGTCAATGGAGTTTGGTAGATAATAAGAACTTAAATTTTCACCATTTAGCTGATTTTGGAAAAGCAATGCTTGCTCTATTTGCTGAGCGACCAAAGTTTCAAGATTTAGAGACAGAAGAAATATGGCATAATGATGGTGATCAGATTTTAGCTTATCAAAGAGGTGATTTGCTTTTTGTCTTTAACTTCAATCCAGTACAATCTTTTACAGATTATGGTTTCTTGGTAGAACCTGGTAAATATAAGGTGGTACTAAATACGGATAGTAAAAGCCTAGGAGGGTTTGGCTTTTCAGATGACAATATAGATCACTTCACTCATGGCGATCCTCTTTACAAAAAAGAAAATAAAGAGTGGTTAAAGTTGTATATACCTGCTCGCTCGGCTGTAGTATTAAAGAGAAGTAAGTAA
- a CDS encoding glycoside hydrolase family 31 (COGs: COG1501 Alpha-glucosidase family 31 of glycosyl hydrolase~InterPro IPR000322~KEGG: bfs:BF1332 putative alpha-glucosidase II~PFAM: Glycoside hydrolase, family 31~SPTR: Putative uncharacterized protein;~IMG reference gene:2504107101~PFAM: Glycosyl hydrolases family 31), producing the protein MVSCFLLVATMLFAQTGYQKSTIPSLPNEKWWGGLVALGSQMPFASDTEKYDLATQNFNNQVVPLFVSSQGRYIWSNHPFTFQFKSDTLLIESSYEKIEPIEAGTTLKEAYLKASQKHFPASEVLPDALFFSKPQYNTWIELMYNQNQKDVLEYANQIIANKFPTGILMIDDNWQKYYGNFDFKPEKFPTPKKMIEELHAKDFKVMLWVCPFVSPDSPEFRELSAKDLLIKEKGSGNPALIHWWNGFSACYDMTNSEAVKHIKSQLDKLCAEYGIDGFKFDAGDVAYMTGDYEFYDPKATPTIFSQKWAELGLQYSFNELRTSWQLGGQALVQRLGDKDYSWQASSLLIPDMITAGLLGYPYTCPDMIGGGQFGSFLNIDSDSFDQELIVRSCQLHALMPMMQFSVAPWRILDADHLAICAEFAHLHEQFGVYILETAKQSAQTGEPILRNMEYTYPHEGFIDCKDQFMLGDKYLVAPMIHKGDERSVKLPKGVWKDDLGKVFKGPKMIKTRVPINRLPYYTKLK; encoded by the coding sequence TTGGTAAGCTGCTTTTTATTAGTAGCTACGATGCTTTTTGCCCAGACAGGATATCAAAAATCAACCATACCTAGTTTGCCCAATGAAAAATGGTGGGGTGGATTAGTTGCTTTAGGTTCACAGATGCCCTTTGCCTCCGATACAGAGAAGTACGACTTAGCTACGCAAAATTTCAATAATCAAGTAGTGCCTTTGTTTGTTTCTTCGCAAGGTCGATATATTTGGAGTAACCATCCTTTTACTTTCCAATTCAAAAGTGATACTCTATTAATAGAGTCTTCTTATGAAAAAATAGAACCAATTGAGGCAGGCACAACTCTTAAAGAGGCTTATCTGAAAGCTAGTCAAAAGCATTTTCCTGCGTCAGAAGTACTTCCAGATGCCCTTTTCTTTTCTAAGCCACAATACAATACTTGGATTGAACTCATGTACAATCAAAATCAGAAAGATGTATTAGAATATGCCAATCAGATAATTGCAAATAAGTTTCCTACAGGAATATTAATGATAGATGATAATTGGCAGAAATATTATGGCAACTTCGATTTTAAACCCGAGAAATTTCCTACCCCAAAGAAGATGATTGAAGAGTTGCATGCTAAGGACTTCAAAGTAATGCTTTGGGTTTGTCCTTTTGTATCTCCAGACAGTCCAGAATTTAGAGAGCTATCAGCTAAGGACCTCTTGATAAAAGAGAAGGGCAGCGGTAACCCTGCACTTATTCATTGGTGGAATGGCTTCAGTGCTTGTTATGATATGACAAATTCAGAGGCGGTGAAACATATCAAGAGTCAGCTAGATAAACTTTGTGCAGAATATGGTATCGATGGTTTCAAGTTTGATGCTGGAGATGTTGCCTATATGACAGGTGATTATGAGTTTTATGACCCTAAAGCAACCCCAACTATCTTTTCACAAAAATGGGCAGAGTTAGGATTGCAATACTCTTTTAATGAGCTGAGAACTTCATGGCAATTGGGTGGCCAAGCTTTGGTTCAACGTTTAGGGGACAAGGATTATTCGTGGCAAGCTTCTAGCTTACTTATCCCCGATATGATTACAGCAGGATTGTTAGGATATCCCTATACTTGTCCAGATATGATAGGTGGAGGTCAGTTTGGTTCTTTTCTTAATATAGACTCAGATAGTTTTGACCAAGAGTTGATTGTTCGCTCGTGTCAACTTCATGCTTTGATGCCGATGATGCAGTTTTCTGTAGCACCCTGGAGGATATTAGATGCTGATCATTTAGCTATTTGTGCTGAGTTTGCTCATCTTCATGAGCAGTTTGGTGTGTATATCTTAGAAACCGCCAAACAATCTGCTCAGACCGGAGAACCTATTTTGCGTAATATGGAATATACCTATCCTCATGAAGGTTTCATTGACTGTAAAGATCAGTTTATGCTAGGTGATAAATATTTGGTTGCACCGATGATTCATAAAGGCGATGAGCGAAGCGTAAAGCTTCCTAAAGGAGTCTGGAAAGATGATTTAGGGAAAGTGTTTAAAGGCCCCAAAATGATTAAAACAAGAGTCCCTATTAATCGCTTACCTTATTATACTAAGTTGAAGTGA
- a CDS encoding glycosyl transferase family 2 (COGs: COG0463 Glycosyltransferase involved in cell wall biogenesis~InterPro IPR001173~KEGG: rbi:RB2501_11467 putative glycosyltransferase~PFAM: Glycosyl transferase, family 2~SPTR: Glycosyl transferase family 2;~IMG reference gene:2504107102~PFAM: Glycosyl transferase family 2): MVQPPFFISVIITTYNQPAWLERVLVGYNHQNFKDFEVVIADDGSSDETIKLIERYKKIVSYPIQHIWHTDEGFRKCTILNKAIIASKGNYLLLTDGDCIPRADFLEVHAKYAEKGYFLSGGMYRTTLDVAHKIQLEDISTQRCFDIDYMRSLGQPRRFFKDLKLSLKYPKLKNFLNSITPANASWNGHNSSGWKEDIVKINGFNEKMKYGGLDRELGERLFNLGIKSKQIRYSAICVHLEHKRGYVTAENWKNNYAIRKKTRREKLQWIEEGISTHL, translated from the coding sequence ATGGTTCAACCTCCATTTTTTATTTCGGTTATAATTACAACCTATAATCAACCTGCGTGGCTTGAGAGGGTTCTCGTAGGCTATAACCACCAGAATTTCAAGGATTTTGAAGTAGTTATCGCAGATGATGGCTCAAGCGATGAAACTATCAAACTTATAGAGCGATATAAAAAGATTGTATCATACCCCATCCAACACATTTGGCATACCGATGAGGGTTTTAGGAAATGCACAATTCTGAATAAGGCAATCATTGCAAGTAAAGGTAACTACCTCTTATTAACAGATGGAGATTGTATTCCTAGAGCAGACTTTTTAGAGGTGCATGCTAAATACGCAGAAAAAGGATACTTCTTATCTGGTGGTATGTATCGCACTACATTGGATGTGGCCCACAAGATACAATTAGAAGATATCTCAACGCAAAGATGTTTTGATATTGATTATATGAGATCTTTAGGACAGCCTAGACGCTTCTTCAAGGATTTAAAGTTAAGTCTTAAATACCCTAAACTCAAAAACTTCCTTAATTCTATTACTCCTGCCAATGCAAGTTGGAATGGACACAACTCTTCGGGATGGAAGGAAGATATTGTAAAAATCAATGGATTCAATGAGAAAATGAAATATGGAGGATTAGATAGAGAGTTGGGAGAACGTCTGTTCAATCTTGGTATTAAGAGCAAACAGATTCGCTATTCAGCTATATGCGTCCACCTAGAGCATAAAAGAGGCTATGTTACAGCAGAGAACTGGAAGAACAACTATGCCATCCGCAAAAAAACTCGCAGAGAAAAGTTACAATGGATTGAAGAGGGAATTTCTACTCATTTATAA
- a CDS encoding hypothetical protein (KEGG: fph:Fphi_1066 serine permease~SPTR: Interferon-induced transmembrane protein;~IMG reference gene:2504107103~PFAM: Interferon-induced transmembrane protein) — protein sequence MEQIKKYPKTWLQEAILLSLILPPLGLAALFYAAKVTPLFLYGNKEASHFYAHRAKRFVKIGFFFLIALVTFAILISLFALFLFKIMPRY from the coding sequence ATGGAACAAATAAAGAAATATCCAAAAACATGGCTTCAGGAAGCGATACTATTAAGCCTCATACTACCACCTTTAGGCTTGGCAGCCCTCTTTTATGCTGCCAAAGTAACTCCGCTATTCTTATATGGAAATAAAGAAGCAAGCCACTTTTATGCACACCGTGCAAAACGTTTTGTGAAGATTGGCTTTTTCTTTTTGATTGCTTTAGTTACCTTTGCAATCTTAATTAGTTTATTTGCATTGTTCTTATTCAAAATAATGCCAAGATATTAA
- a CDS encoding hypothetical protein (KEGG: tfu:Tfu_2818 hypothetical protein~SPTR: Interferon-induced transmembrane protein;~IMG reference gene:2504107104~PFAM: Interferon-induced transmembrane protein): protein MEEKYYIAINDNERQGPFTIEQLKGVVTPETMVWNKSLPSWTAASEVSELKSILDPSGKVGSTRFNPPKSWLLSSLITFFVFSYPFGAIATYYASKVDDNYLKGDLSQAEYYSKKAQRFVIIGIILGLIFRPILISSLFKLF, encoded by the coding sequence ATGGAAGAGAAATATTACATTGCAATTAATGATAATGAACGCCAAGGGCCCTTTACAATAGAGCAGCTCAAAGGAGTAGTAACTCCAGAAACGATGGTATGGAACAAAAGCTTACCAAGCTGGACAGCTGCATCTGAGGTTTCTGAATTAAAATCGATATTAGACCCTTCAGGTAAAGTTGGATCTACCCGATTCAATCCACCCAAATCTTGGCTACTCTCCTCACTCATTACTTTCTTCGTTTTTTCTTATCCATTTGGAGCTATTGCAACCTATTATGCATCCAAAGTAGATGATAACTACCTAAAGGGAGATTTGTCTCAAGCAGAATATTATTCTAAAAAAGCGCAAAGATTTGTTATTATAGGAATTATACTAGGGTTAATATTCCGTCCAATATTGATTTCTAGCCTTTTTAAATTATTCTAG
- a CDS encoding alpha amylase catalytic region (COGs: COG0366 Glycosidase~InterPro IPR006047:IPR006048:IPR006589~KEGG: bth:BT_0773 alpha-amylase 3~PFAM: Glycosyl hydrolase, family 13, catalytic domain; Alpha-amylase, C-terminal all beta~SMART: Glycosyl hydrolase, family 13, subfamily, catalytic domain~SPTR: Putative uncharacterized protein;~IMG reference gene:2504107105~PFAM: Alpha amylase, catalytic domain) translates to MQKEKIIIYQVLPRLFGNQVKNPTPNGDLQENGCGKLNDFTDKALQQIQALGANYIWYTGVIEHATQTDFSEFGILPDHPAIVKGKAGSPYAIKDYYDIAPALATQVNERMAEFEDLIKRSHKNGLKVIIDFVPNHVARQYHSDQQTPGTIGLGDRDDPSRSFSPYNNFYYIPQAEFNPHFDLNAQGFDRYHEYPAKATGNDQFTASPSRIDWYETIKLNYGVDYQNAMAKHFDPIPDTWFKMKDILLFWAQKGIDAFRCDMVEMVPVDFWEWAIPIVKENHPHILFIAEAYNPNQYKRYLYRGQFDYLYDKVGLYDTLKSIIQGHAPASQITSNWQSLDDLQTRMLNFLENHDEQRIASSFFAADPNKAIPAMTISACLNTCPMMIYFGQEFGESGMNQEGFSGLDGRTSIFDYWSVDTIRRWYNKGKCNFTKLSDKEINLYEFYKKILNIAKTEQAITQGLFFDLMYVNTRSNNFNPDKQYAFLRKHENEILFIIVNFDSETRNIETNIPSHAFEYFKLSPKNRIDSIELLTQKKEVITFTPERPIRTQLKPYSSKILKLIYK, encoded by the coding sequence ATGCAAAAAGAAAAAATTATTATCTATCAAGTCCTTCCTCGTTTATTCGGGAATCAAGTTAAAAACCCAACGCCAAATGGAGACTTGCAAGAGAATGGTTGCGGCAAGTTAAATGACTTTACGGACAAAGCCTTGCAACAAATTCAAGCTCTTGGCGCCAATTATATATGGTACACAGGAGTAATTGAGCATGCTACACAAACAGATTTTAGCGAATTTGGTATATTACCCGATCACCCTGCTATTGTAAAAGGCAAAGCTGGTTCTCCTTATGCAATCAAAGATTATTATGATATTGCTCCAGCACTAGCTACTCAGGTGAATGAACGTATGGCAGAATTTGAAGACTTAATAAAAAGGAGTCATAAGAATGGACTAAAGGTGATTATAGACTTTGTCCCCAATCATGTAGCCAGACAATATCACTCTGATCAGCAAACTCCAGGAACAATAGGACTAGGCGATAGAGATGATCCATCTCGTTCATTCTCTCCCTATAATAACTTCTATTATATTCCTCAAGCTGAATTCAATCCTCATTTCGATTTGAATGCTCAAGGCTTCGATAGATATCATGAATATCCAGCTAAAGCCACCGGAAATGATCAGTTTACAGCTTCTCCTTCTCGCATCGACTGGTATGAAACAATAAAACTAAACTATGGAGTAGATTATCAAAATGCGATGGCTAAGCATTTTGACCCCATACCCGATACCTGGTTCAAGATGAAGGACATCTTACTGTTTTGGGCGCAAAAAGGGATTGATGCCTTTCGTTGTGATATGGTAGAAATGGTTCCTGTCGACTTTTGGGAATGGGCTATCCCCATTGTAAAAGAAAACCACCCTCATATCCTATTTATAGCAGAAGCTTATAACCCAAATCAATATAAAAGATACTTGTATAGAGGTCAGTTTGACTATCTATACGACAAAGTGGGACTGTATGACACCCTAAAATCAATAATTCAAGGGCATGCTCCAGCATCACAAATAACATCAAATTGGCAAAGCTTAGATGACCTCCAAACTCGTATGCTCAACTTCTTAGAGAATCACGATGAACAACGTATAGCATCTTCTTTTTTTGCAGCAGACCCCAATAAAGCTATTCCAGCAATGACAATATCTGCCTGCCTGAACACTTGCCCTATGATGATTTACTTTGGACAAGAGTTTGGCGAGTCAGGAATGAATCAAGAAGGATTTAGTGGATTAGATGGTCGTACTAGCATATTCGATTATTGGTCGGTAGATACCATAAGACGATGGTATAACAAAGGCAAGTGTAACTTTACAAAGTTATCAGATAAAGAAATTAACCTCTATGAGTTTTATAAAAAGATACTCAATATAGCAAAGACAGAACAAGCCATAACACAAGGACTATTCTTTGATTTGATGTATGTCAATACAAGATCTAATAACTTCAATCCTGACAAACAATATGCTTTCCTCAGAAAACATGAGAATGAAATACTCTTTATTATTGTCAACTTCGATTCGGAAACCCGAAATATAGAAACCAATATACCTAGCCATGCTTTTGAGTATTTTAAGCTCAGTCCTAAAAATAGAATTGATTCTATCGAATTATTGACACAAAAGAAAGAGGTGATAACATTTACACCAGAACGACCAATACGCACACAATTGAAACCTTATAGCAGTAAAATATTAAAACTTATTTACAAATAA
- a CDS encoding Patatin (COGs: COG1752 esterase of the alpha-beta hydrolase superfamily~InterPro IPR002641~KEGG: bfs:BF2341 hypothetical protein~PFAM: Patatin/Phospholipase A2-related~SPTR: Predicted esterase of the alpha-beta hydrolase superfamily;~IMG reference gene:2504107106~PFAM: Patatin-like phospholipase) gives MANEKKYNIGYALSGGFIKGFAHLGVMQALLEHDIRPDIISGVSAGALAGVFYADGNEPYKVLDFFSGHKFFDLTKFIIPKMGLFDLQEFIDFLESNLKAKNIEDLQLPFIITATDLDKGRMVHFNQGPLAERVAASCCMPVLFSPVKIGDTFYVDGGLFMNLPVSTIRKECEKVVAINVNPLIAKEYKKNILAIAFRSYNFMFQANTMNDRKKADLLIEPYNLHDYSNTELDKAKEIFTQGYNVAIDVLHGRLEESGKVWK, from the coding sequence ATGGCAAATGAAAAAAAATACAATATAGGCTATGCTCTTAGTGGTGGCTTTATCAAAGGATTCGCTCACCTAGGAGTTATGCAAGCACTTTTGGAGCACGATATTCGTCCAGATATTATTTCGGGAGTAAGTGCAGGTGCTTTAGCAGGAGTTTTTTATGCAGATGGTAATGAACCGTATAAGGTATTAGATTTTTTTTCAGGACATAAGTTTTTTGATCTAACCAAGTTTATCATTCCTAAAATGGGATTGTTTGATCTTCAGGAATTTATTGATTTTTTAGAAAGTAACTTAAAAGCAAAAAACATAGAAGATCTTCAACTACCTTTTATTATTACAGCTACAGATTTAGATAAAGGTAGAATGGTTCATTTTAATCAAGGTCCTTTGGCAGAACGAGTAGCTGCATCATGCTGTATGCCCGTATTATTCTCCCCCGTAAAAATTGGGGATACTTTTTATGTAGATGGAGGGCTGTTTATGAATCTACCCGTATCTACCATTCGCAAAGAGTGCGAAAAGGTAGTCGCAATAAATGTTAACCCTCTCATTGCAAAAGAGTATAAAAAGAATATATTAGCAATTGCTTTTCGTTCTTACAACTTTATGTTTCAAGCAAACACGATGAATGATAGAAAAAAAGCAGACCTTCTTATTGAGCCCTACAATCTTCATGATTATAGCAATACAGAGTTGGATAAGGCGAAAGAGATATTTACACAAGGCTATAACGTTGCTATAGACGTTTTACATGGCCGCTTAGAGGAGTCGGGAAAAGTTTGGAAATAA
- a CDS encoding malonyl CoA-acyl carrier protein transacylase (COGs: COG0331 (acyl-carrier-protein) S-malonyltransferase~InterPro IPR004410:IPR014043:IPR020801~KEGG: bth:BT_0789 malonyl CoA-acyl carrier protein transacylase~PFAM: Acyl transferase~PRIAM: [Acyl-carrier-protein] S-malonyltransferase~SMART: Polyketide synthase, acyl transferase domain~SPTR: Malonyl CoA-acyl carrier protein transacylase;~TIGRFAM: Malonyl CoA-acyl carrier protein transacylase~IMG reference gene:2504107107~PFAM: Acyl transferase domain~TIGRFAM: malonyl CoA-acyl carrier protein transacylase), translating into MKAFVFPGQGAQFVGMGKDLYENSPLAKDLFEKANDILGYRITDIMFSGTDEELRQTKVTQPAVFLHSVISALCADGEFNPDMTAGHSLGEFSALVAAGALSFEDGLRLVYARAMAMQKACEAAPGTMAAIIALPDDKVEEICASITDEVCIAANYNCPGQVVISGSMAGIEKACELMKEAGAKRALPLKVGGAFHSPLMEPARVELEAAIKATTINTPKCPVYQNVDAKPHTDPAEIKENLVAQLTSSVRWTQSVQNMIADGATEFIECGPGAVLQGLIRKIDKAVSAKGI; encoded by the coding sequence ATGAAAGCATTTGTATTTCCAGGTCAAGGAGCACAATTTGTTGGTATGGGAAAAGACCTATACGAAAATTCTCCTTTAGCAAAAGATCTTTTTGAAAAAGCAAACGATATTTTAGGATATCGTATTACAGATATTATGTTCTCGGGAACAGACGAAGAGTTACGTCAAACTAAAGTAACTCAACCTGCCGTTTTTCTTCATTCCGTTATTTCTGCTCTTTGTGCAGATGGGGAATTTAACCCAGATATGACGGCTGGACACTCACTAGGAGAATTCTCTGCACTAGTTGCAGCAGGAGCTCTGTCTTTTGAAGATGGTCTTCGTCTAGTATATGCTCGTGCTATGGCAATGCAAAAAGCATGTGAAGCCGCACCAGGAACTATGGCTGCTATTATTGCTCTACCCGATGACAAAGTAGAAGAGATTTGTGCTTCAATTACAGATGAAGTATGTATTGCAGCAAACTATAACTGTCCTGGACAGGTAGTCATTTCGGGCTCTATGGCAGGTATTGAAAAAGCTTGTGAACTGATGAAAGAAGCTGGAGCAAAACGTGCACTTCCTCTAAAAGTGGGTGGAGCATTCCACTCTCCTCTTATGGAACCAGCAAGAGTAGAACTAGAAGCTGCTATTAAGGCAACAACTATCAATACTCCAAAATGTCCTGTATATCAAAATGTAGATGCAAAACCTCATACGGACCCTGCTGAAATTAAGGAAAACCTTGTAGCTCAGCTAACTTCTTCTGTACGTTGGACTCAATCTGTACAAAATATGATTGCCGATGGTGCAACAGAGTTTATTGAATGTGGACCAGGAGCAGTTCTTCAAGGTCTAATTCGTAAAATAGACAAAGCTGTATCTGCCAAAGGTATCTAA